From Triticum aestivum cultivar Chinese Spring chromosome 4A, IWGSC CS RefSeq v2.1, whole genome shotgun sequence, a single genomic window includes:
- the LOC123081512 gene encoding tryptamine benzoyltransferase 1 codes for MEVNYAEAGQVVATSRSAMLKPAYAAPHPLAGGKVQLTVFDRAAIDTYVPIVLAYPAPAPSNQALKEGLLRAIAPYPHLLGRFALDGHGRRVLHLNNEGVLVIEADVPADMADVLAAGGMATDVAGFYPTVPEESVGPALLQVKLSRYRCGGLLLGVICHHHIADGHAASTFYGAWATAVREGKGFTVPSPFIDRAATAVPGSTPKPVFDHRSIEFKAGEGSATSQPHAVLPMDKIRNIKVHFPAEFIAELRSRVGARCSTFQCLLAHVWKTVTAARGLSPEEFTQVRVAVNCRGRANPPVPMDFFGNMVLWAFPRLQVRDVLGLSYGGVVGAIRDAAARVDEEYIQSYVDFGGVAHANGEELAATSTFGTMLCPDIEVDSWLGFRFHQLDFGTGPPSVFLPPGLPVEGLMVFVPSRTVKGSVDLFMALAEDHVAAFKKICYSLDILPSRM; via the exons ATGGAGGTTAACTACGCAGAAGCCGGCCAGGTTGTTGCCACCAGCAGAAGCGCGATGCTGAAGCCGGCGTACGCCGCGCCGCACCCGCTGGCCGGCGGCAAGGTCCAGCTGACCGTCTTCGACCGCGCCGCCATCGACACCTACGTCCCCATCGTGCTCGCCTACCCCGCCCCGGCGCCGTCCAACCAGGCGCTCAAGGAGGGCCTCCTCCGGGCCATCGCGCCCTACCCTCACCTGCTGGGCCGCTTCGCCCTCGACGGCCACGGCCGCCGCGTCCTCCACCTCAACAACGAGGGCGTGCTCGTCATCGAGGCCGACGTCCCGGCCGACATGGCCGACGTGCTCGCCGCCGGCGGCATGGCCACGGACGTCGCCGGCTTTTACCCTACGGTGCCGGAG GAGAGCGTTGGACCAGCGCTGCTGCAGGTCAAGCTCAGCCGCTACAGGTGCGGCGGCCTCCTGCTCGGCGTGATATGCCACCACCACATCGCCGACGGCCACGCCGCGAGCACTTTCTACGGCGCGTGGGCGACCGCGGTGCGCGAGGGCAAGGGCTTCACCGTGCCCTCCCCTTTCATAGACCGCGCGGCCACCGCCGTGCCTGGCAGCACGCCGAAGCCAGTGTTCGACCACCGGTCCATCGAGTtcaaggcaggagaaggcagcGCCACCAGCCAGCCCCATGCCGTTCTCCCCATGGACAAGATCAGGAACATCAAGGTGCACTTCCCGGCAGAGTTCATCGCGGAGCTCAGGTCCCGCGTGGGCGCACGCTGCAGCACGTTCCAGTGCCTGCTGGCGCACGTGTGGAAGACGGTCACGGCGGCGCGGGGGCTGAGCCCGGAGGAGTTCACGCAGGTGAGGGTGGCCGTGAACTGCAGGGGCAGGGCCAACCCACCCGTGCCAATGGACTTCTTCGGCAACATGGTGCTCTGGGCGTTCCCGAGGCTCCAGGTGCGGGACGTGCTGGGCTTGAGCTACGGCGGCGTGGTCGGCGCCATCCGCGACGCCGCGGCGCGCGTCGACGAGGAGTACATCCAGTCGTACGTGGACTTCGGCGGGGTGGCGCACGCGAACGGGGAGGAGCTCGCGGCGACGTCAACTTTCGGGACGATGCTCTGCCCGGACATCGAGGTGGACAGCTGGCTGGGGTTCAGGTTCCACCAGCTCGACTTTGGGACCGGGCCGCCCTCCGTGTTCCTGCCGCCGGGGTTGCCGG